In Oscillospiraceae bacterium, the genomic window TTCGAGGTCATCCACAAGACCGACCTGTACATGGCTTACCGCACCTTCTCGCTGTTCTGCCAGGCTGAGCAGTAAGTTCTGTGCTTGAAAAAATATCCGCAGCGTTTCCCGGTTTGCAAAAACCAGCGGAAATACTGCGGATATTTTATTTTTGGCGCAAAAAGCTTGACCTTCAACCGGCTTTAAGGTGTAATGTAAGGGCGGAGGTGAAGCAAATGAACATCAAACAGGCTTCAGAGCAAAGCGGTGTGTCCGCCCCGAACATCCGCTTTTACGAAAAAGAAGGGCTTCTTACACCGGCACGCAGACAGGGCAATGACTACCGCGATTACACCGCCGGGGATGTCCGCACCCTCAAGCTCATCCGGATGCTGCGCATGCTGGATGTGCCGTTGCCCACCATCAAGGCGGTGCTGCGCGGGGAACAGCCCCTGCAGCAGGCGCTGCAAGCCCAGCAGACCGTGCTGGAGCAGCAGGTGGCGTATCTGGCAGCAGCCATGCAGTTTTGTGCCGACCTTGCCCGGCAGCAGCCGCAGGCAGAAACGCTGGACGTGGATGCCTGCCTGACCCGCATGGAACACCCCGCCACGCAGCAGGGCTTCTTTACGGGCTGGCTGCAGGATTACTGCACGCTGGCACAGGTGCAGCACCAGAGGCATTTTTCCTTTATCCCGGAGGGCAGCATCAACACCCCGCAGGAGTTCACAGCGGCCCTGCAGACCTATGCAAAGGCCAACGGGATGCAGTTCAGCCTTGAAAAAGAGGGAATGTACCCGGAGTTTTCGCTGGATGGCATTCCGTATAAAGCTTACCGCAATCCGGGCAAGTACCGGGACGAGATCTGCTGTGACGCCGTGCATCCCGAGCAGCTTGACACCGGGCTTCCACCCCGGCGGGAGAAGCTGCTGCGCATCGCGCGTATCGTGCTGCCACCGGTGTGCACCTTTGCCGCCATCATGGCGGCAGGGTGGGTAGTCACCGGCGGTGCCGGCTGGTTTTGGCTGGCGGTGCTGGCATCCGGCGGGATGCTGCTGGGGCGCTGCATGGAAAAGTGGCTGTAAGGCGCATCACCCCAGCGGCAGCGCCTCGGCAACAGTCAGGAACGTGTAGCCGTTGTCGGCATACCACCGGATAATGTCCGGCAGGGCCTCTGCCGTGGTGCGTGTAGTGGAGGAATCGTGCATCAGAACAATGCAATGTGTCTGCTCACCGGTCTCCCGCACGACGTTGCGGTAAATGGTGTCCGCACTGGGGTGGCCGCCCACGGCGTCCTCGGCGCAGACGTTCCAGTCCACCCATTGCCAGCCTTTTTGTTCCACTTCGGCTTTCAGCTGCTTCATCAGCCCCTTGCCACCATAGCGGCGGCTTACCGTGTTGGTGCTGCCGCCTGGGAAGCGCAGATAACGGATGCTCTCTGCGTCCACATAGGGCGCGATGCGCTCTTTCAGCAGGGCGATGTCCGCCCAGTAGGCTTCGCTGCTGCGGTAGATGTCGCTATATTCGTGGGAGGCAGAGTGCAGTGCGATCTGGTGCCCGGCGGATGCAGCTTCGGTGAGCAGGGGCAGATATTTCTCGTTGTAGTCGGTAGCCACCACAAAAAAGGTGCCGTGCACCCCGGCGGCATTCAGGGCTGAGAGAACATCCGGCGTGGTCTTGCTGGGGCCATCATCAAAGGTCAGACAGACCCACTTTTCCGGCAAGGCGGCATTGGGCTGCGTTTCCGCTGTGGCCACCGTGGACACAGCAGGGGAGAAGGGCACTGCATCCGGCCAGACGGTCAGATCCGCCTGTGTGCAGACAGCCGGACTGCGCGCCGGAAAACACATTCCGGCCGCAAAAGCAGCTGCCATACCCGCAAGGAACCCCGCCCCCAAAAGCACCCGCCGCAGACGTGGTACAGACAAACGCATGCTAAAACCTCCCTCGCACGTTGTTTCTGGATTTTTGTTGGCTCTATTAAGATATGAACGCCGAAAAAATCTATGAAAAAGCCGAAAAACGCTTGACGATTTCCGGCAAATGTGGTACTATATTCAAGCAGTCCGCACAAACGGCTTCCCACCTCAGATGTCCGCAGGGCTGCGCGAACAGAATATGCGAGGGTGGCGGAACTGGCAGACGCGCACGTTTGAGGTGCGTGTGGTTTATCCTTGGGGGTTCGAGTCCCCTCCCTCGCACCAGAAAAACTCCACGAAATATCGAAGAAAATTCGATGCTTCGTGGAGTTTTCTTTTTGCCGTCGTGTCAGATACTGCCAGATACTGCCGCAAAATGCCTGATTTTGTGGTGCCATTGTAGGGAGACTGTAGGGTGAAAATGATGGGCGACGACTTCTGTCGGATTGTCCTGTCGGCCGCTTGCGCAATGGGCGGGGGTGTGGTATGCTGAAACAAAAACAGCGGGCATCCGGCCGAAACTGCGCCGGGGAAGGGAGCGATCCGATGAAGATCACAGTATATCTGGGAGCCAGCGAGGGCAATGACCCGGCGCTGAAAACAGCCGTGCAGGAGCTTGGCCGCTGGATCGGTCAGAGCGGCAACGCGCTGGTCTACGGCGGCTCCCGCAGCGGACTGATGGGTCTGCTGGCCGACAGCGTATTAGCCGCCGGCGGGCAGGTGACTGGGGTGGAACCGCGGTTCTTTGTGGAACAGGAGCTGCAGCACAACGGTCTGACCGAACTCATCGTCACGGAGAATATGGCCCAGCGCAAGGCGAAGATGATCGAGCTGGGCGATGCATTCGTGGCGTTTCCCGGCGGCACCGGGACGCTGGAAGAGATCGCAGAGGTCATGTCCATGGCGTCGCTCCGGCAGCTGGATGCGCCCTGCATCCTCTACAATCTCAACGGCTACTACGACAGCCTGAAAGCCTTGCTGAACGAGATGATCTGCAAGGGACTTTCCTCGGCCCAGCGGCAGGCAGGGATCCATTTTGCGGCAGACCTTGCCCAGATTCGTGCCCTGCTGGAATCAGATACTGGAATCAGATAAAAACCACTGAACAGGAAAAAGCCTCTGCACCGGAAAACCAGTGCAGAGGCTTTTTGCAAGATTTCAAGCAACCTGTGTGAGTATTCAGACTCAGGCGGCAGTGGTGGAAGCAGCCTCGCTGGATGCAGCTTCGGAAACAGCAGCCTCGCTGGATGCAGCCTCAGAAGAAGCAGACTCGGTCTCCACCTCGCTGGAAGCGGCCTCGGAAGAAGCAGCAACAGAAGAGGACACAGCCTCAGAGGTAGAAGAAGCAGCGGTGGAAGAAGCAGAACCGCCGCAAGCGGTCATACCGGCAGCCAGAGCCAGAGCAACAACAGCAACAGCAACATTCTTGAGTTTCATATCTATAATCTCCTTGTTTCTCAAAAAATATCTCCGCAGAGGGCCTTGTGTACGGGGCCTGTCTGCAAGACAATATTCTAGTCTTTTTTACAAAAAAATCAAGAGGATTTTAGGCAAAGATTGCAATATTTCGGGAGAATCTACGCTTTTGTTATAATTTTGCGCCAAAAGTCGAACACTTTTTGGTAAACTGCTTTCGTAAAGATTCCGCCTTTGGAGCTCGTGGAAAAGAATCTTAGTGGAGATGACATTTCTGTGACGATTTGTCGCGCTGCTTCCCGGAAAAAAAGTGAAGGTGCCGCTTGGGGCCGAACCCGCAGAGGACGGGGAAGAGGACATCTCGTTCTGACA contains:
- a CDS encoding MerR family transcriptional regulator, translating into MNIKQASEQSGVSAPNIRFYEKEGLLTPARRQGNDYRDYTAGDVRTLKLIRMLRMLDVPLPTIKAVLRGEQPLQQALQAQQTVLEQQVAYLAAAMQFCADLARQQPQAETLDVDACLTRMEHPATQQGFFTGWLQDYCTLAQVQHQRHFSFIPEGSINTPQEFTAALQTYAKANGMQFSLEKEGMYPEFSLDGIPYKAYRNPGKYRDEICCDAVHPEQLDTGLPPRREKLLRIARIVLPPVCTFAAIMAAGWVVTGGAGWFWLAVLASGGMLLGRCMEKWL
- a CDS encoding polysaccharide deacetylase; this translates as MRLSVPRLRRVLLGAGFLAGMAAAFAAGMCFPARSPAVCTQADLTVWPDAVPFSPAVSTVATAETQPNAALPEKWVCLTFDDGPSKTTPDVLSALNAAGVHGTFFVVATDYNEKYLPLLTEAASAGHQIALHSASHEYSDIYRSSEAYWADIALLKERIAPYVDAESIRYLRFPGGSTNTVSRRYGGKGLMKQLKAEVEQKGWQWVDWNVCAEDAVGGHPSADTIYRNVVRETGEQTHCIVLMHDSSTTRTTAEALPDIIRWYADNGYTFLTVAEALPLG
- a CDS encoding TIGR00730 family Rossman fold protein, which produces MKITVYLGASEGNDPALKTAVQELGRWIGQSGNALVYGGSRSGLMGLLADSVLAAGGQVTGVEPRFFVEQELQHNGLTELIVTENMAQRKAKMIELGDAFVAFPGGTGTLEEIAEVMSMASLRQLDAPCILYNLNGYYDSLKALLNEMICKGLSSAQRQAGIHFAADLAQIRALLESDTGIR